TGCTGGCGCCGATCATCGCCAGCGGGGGACGATAACGCCGCCGCATTCGCCCGGCCAGACACCACGCGCCAGGAATACCGCGCGCCGCCGCGTCCGGCGCGCGCCGGAGAATGTCGTCTCCCATGCTTCGGGGCGCCGGTTGGTGCCGAATTGCATCGGCGGGGTGTTCCCGAAGCGGCAGGCGCGTGCTATTCTGTCTCCGTCCAGAAAACGAACCAGCATTCGTCCGGTGCCGCCAGCGGCGCGCCTCCGGTGCAGCGCCGCGCGCCCACTCGCCGTGCCCTGCGGGTCCCCAGAACCGCTCCACATCTCCATGAACGACACGCTGCTGCCGCCCCGGGACGGCCTGCTGTCGATCCCCGGCGGGATCGACGGCGAAACGGCCGTGCAGGCGCTCCGCCACAGCGAGGCATACTTCCGGGCGCTGGTGGAGAACGCGCGCGACGTGATCCACGTGATCAACGAGGACCGCACCACGCGCTACATCACCCCGTCGGTCCGCCACCTGCTGGGGTGGGAGCCCGCGGAGCTGGTGGGCCGCAGCGTGCTGGACATCATCCACCCCGACGACGCGGAGGCCGCGCTGGAGCAGATCCGGCAGGCGCGGATCGTTCCCGGCTCCAGCCGCCCGCTCACGCTGCGCGCGCGCCACCGCGACGGCTCGTGGCGCGTGTTCGAGGCCATCGGCCGCAACCTGCTGGACGACCCGCGCGTCCGCGGCATCATCGTCAACTCGCGCGACATCACCGAGCGGCGGCGGACGGAGGAGGAGGCGCTGCGCCTGGCCGCCTTCGCGCGCGAGAACCCCAACCCCATCCTGGAGTGCGCGGCCGACGGGCAGGTGCTGTGGCTGAACGCCGCGGGCGAGCGGCTGCTGGCCGACGTGGGCGCGCGCGAGGCGGCGTGGCTGCTGCCGCACGAGCACGCACGGCTGGTGCGGCTGGCGGCGCGGTCCGGGGCGGCGGTGCGCAACCAGGAGTCGCGCGTGGGCGCGCGGGTGTTCGCGTGGACGTACCATCCGCAGCCCGCGCGGGGGACGGTGCACCTCTTCGGCGAGGAGGTGACGGAGCGCAAGCGCGTGGAGGACCGGCTGATCCACGACGCCATGCACGACGCGCTCACCGGCCTTCCCAACCGCCACCTGTTCATGGAACGCCTGGGCGAGGCGCTGCTGCGCTTCAACGCGGGCGGCGGGCAGTTCGCCGTGCTGTTCATGGACCTGGACCGCTTCAAGGTGGCGAACGACTCGCTGGGCCACCACGTGGGCGACGAGCTGCTCGTCGCCGTCGCGCGGCGGCTGCAGGAGAACGTGCGCGCGACCGACACCGTGGCCCGCTTCGGCGGCGACGAGTTCGCCATCCTGCTGGGAAGCCTGGAGGGGCCCGACGACGCGATGGAGATCGCCGGGCGGCTGGTGCAGGCCGTGGCCTCGCCGGTGAACCTGAGCGGCTACGAGGTGTTCACCTCGGCCAGCATCGGCATCGCGCTGTCCACGCTGGGGTACGACCGGCCCGAGTACCTGCTGCGCAACGCCGACATGGCCATGTACCGCGCCAAGGGAAGCGGCGGGGTGGCGTGGGAGGTGTTCGACCGCACCATGCACGCGCAGGCGCTGTCGCGGCTGCAGATGGAGACGGACCTGCGGCGGGCGCTGCGGCGCGGCGAGTTCCGGCTGCGCTATCAGCCCATCGTGTCGCTGGCAACGGGGCGCATCGTGGGAGTGGAGGCGCTCTGCCGGTGGGAGCACCCGGACCGCGGGCTGATCGAGCCGGCCGACTTCATCCCCACCGCCGAGGAGA
This region of Longimicrobium sp. genomic DNA includes:
- a CDS encoding putative bifunctional diguanylate cyclase/phosphodiesterase, which codes for MNDTLLPPRDGLLSIPGGIDGETAVQALRHSEAYFRALVENARDVIHVINEDRTTRYITPSVRHLLGWEPAELVGRSVLDIIHPDDAEAALEQIRQARIVPGSSRPLTLRARHRDGSWRVFEAIGRNLLDDPRVRGIIVNSRDITERRRTEEEALRLAAFARENPNPILECAADGQVLWLNAAGERLLADVGAREAAWLLPHEHARLVRLAARSGAAVRNQESRVGARVFAWTYHPQPARGTVHLFGEEVTERKRVEDRLIHDAMHDALTGLPNRHLFMERLGEALLRFNAGGGQFAVLFMDLDRFKVANDSLGHHVGDELLVAVARRLQENVRATDTVARFGGDEFAILLGSLEGPDDAMEIAGRLVQAVASPVNLSGYEVFTSASIGIALSTLGYDRPEYLLRNADMAMYRAKGSGGVAWEVFDRTMHAQALSRLQMETDLRRALRRGEFRLRYQPIVSLATGRIVGVEALCRWEHPDRGLIEPADFIPTAEETGAIVPLGEWVLGEACRQLAEWRAELGARIAVSVNLSARQLAHAGLVDAVRAALAESGLKPRHLKLEITESALLESDAAGRVLAELCALGIEMQLDDFGTGYSSLSALHRLPMKALKVDRTFVGRIGQGDAPLQLVRTIALMGKGLELAVIAEGVETGAQLAEVRAAGCDYAQGYLISRPVSAGAIREMLEPGREWT